TCCGGCTTTTTCTTTGATCTCAGGTGGTCAGTGTAAGGCAGTGCCCCAGGGTTCATTGGCCATGCGTACCATGTCCTCCACCCCCAGGGTGATATTGTCGAGAATCACATGATTGATGATGCCCTTCATTTCGTCCAGATCCAGGGCATCGCCCTTTTCAAAGGAGGCCATTTCCACACGGTCGAGAATGTCCTCGATGGTGTGGTTGTCCAGAACATTGAACTGCTCCATGAGCGAGAGAATGTTCTTGGCTTCGGCATTGAGAATCTTGCCGATACTTTTGCTGGGATAGGTAATCCCCTGTCCAGAGCGGTAAATCAGACCGGCTGAGTGGCTGGGGATGGATTCCAGGAAGCTCACTGCGGCTCCGATATCCTCTTCACGGTGTCCCAGGGTCTCCATCACATCATATATCGCATCGACATCGCTCAGGCTGCGCTCTTCAATCATCAGCATATTGACGATGGTCTGTGCCAGTTGGGTGTGCTTGTTACTTGTGCTCATGTGGTCCCCCTCTCAAGATAATACCTCCCTGAGTTGTGAGATATATAGCCCAACAGCTCCAGTTCCGCAAGAACTTCCAGAAAAAAAGGGCCTTCCAGCCCACTGCCCTGTCGCAGCTCTTCCGCACCCATGGCCCCCTGATCCCGTAGCAGAGATAAAATTTTCCGTTGTTCCGCGCTGGTGGTCTGATCTTCGATATGGCTGGTATTTTCTGGAGCGAAAAGAGCAGCCAGCGAAGGCAGGGAGAGCTCATTGGCAATATCCAGAGCCGAAGCAGCCAGATGGGCTCCCTGCTGAAGAAGCCAGTGGGAGCCGGCCGATTTGGCCGAAAAGATGCTGCCTGGAACGGCAAAGACCTCCCGCCCCTGGTTGAGGGCCAGACGGGCGGTGATCATGGTGCCGCTCTTCAGGGCGGCTTCCACCACCAGCACTCCCAGGCTCATACCACTGATGATGCGATTGCGGCGGGGAAAGTTAAAGGGTTGAACTGCTGACCCGGGTGCGAATTCGGTTATCACCGCTCCACCCTGATTGACGATCTGCTGGGCCAGGCGGCGGTTCCCCGCCGGATAGACCCGTTCGATACCGCAGCCCATGACCGCGATGGTGTTCCCTGCCGTGCCCAGGGCCGCCTCATGGGCGATGGCATCAATGCCCCGCGCCAGTCCGCTGACGATGCACATGCCGTTGCGGGCAAGGTCGCTGGCGATGGAGCGGGTGGCCTCCTTGCCGTAGGCCGTGGGGCCACGGGAGCCCACTACGGCCAGGGCCGGTGTGGGTGGCAGCGTGCCGCGCCCATAGAGAATCAGGGGCGGATCGGGGATATGGCGCAGGTGCCTGGGGTAGTCGTCATCGCTCAGGCTCACCACCCAGGCGTCTGCGACGCGGCTGAGCAGCTGGCGCTCGGCTTCATAGTCCTTTTGCAGGCGGGCGCGTACTGACGGGGAAAGCACTTCCCGGGCCAGGGCGGTGAGATCCAGGGAGCCCGCCGGAGTCTCCTGGCGGTATATTGTACTCCCCAGGTGCTCCCGGAGGGCAAAGCAGGTGAA
This portion of the Desulfurispirillum indicum S5 genome encodes:
- the dprA gene encoding DNA-processing protein DprA yields the protein MRDYFTCFALREHLGSTIYRQETPAGSLDLTALAREVLSPSVRARLQKDYEAERQLLSRVADAWVVSLSDDDYPRHLRHIPDPPLILYGRGTLPPTPALAVVGSRGPTAYGKEATRSIASDLARNGMCIVSGLARGIDAIAHEAALGTAGNTIAVMGCGIERVYPAGNRRLAQQIVNQGGAVITEFAPGSAVQPFNFPRRNRIISGMSLGVLVVEAALKSGTMITARLALNQGREVFAVPGSIFSAKSAGSHWLLQQGAHLAASALDIANELSLPSLAALFAPENTSHIEDQTTSAEQRKILSLLRDQGAMGAEELRQGSGLEGPFFLEVLAELELLGYISHNSGRYYLERGTT
- a CDS encoding DUF494 family protein, with amino-acid sequence MSTSNKHTQLAQTIVNMLMIEERSLSDVDAIYDVMETLGHREEDIGAAVSFLESIPSHSAGLIYRSGQGITYPSKSIGKILNAEAKNILSLMEQFNVLDNHTIEDILDRVEMASFEKGDALDLDEMKGIINHVILDNITLGVEDMVRMANEPWGTALH